From one Salvelinus sp. IW2-2015 linkage group LG11, ASM291031v2, whole genome shotgun sequence genomic stretch:
- the st3gal8 gene encoding ST3 beta-galactoside alpha-2,3-sialyltransferase 8 codes for MLFKRKLCLFSLVGGILFVMITIQKNNILSMTLTETHAISRTVPGTAVNRTRATPSPDRICGCQSCIADMKVSAWFAQHYDPQQQPFLTDGDNNMDPLALKWWLALQRSTDERTIYEVIQKMFQVIAPPARNVQPKQAQCRKCAVVGNSGNLLGSQYGSLIDSHNRVIRMNKATTSGFEADVGNRTTHHFMYPESAVDIGPGVHLVLLPFKLRDLQWVASALSTGEIKTTYMRVKDRVQADKDKVMVMNPAFFKYTHDRWTERHGRYPSTGMLAIIFALHICDEVSVFGYGADQHGNWHHYWEENKYGGAFRKTGVHHADFETKVIQKLDTEGKIKLHRR; via the exons ATGCTCTTCAAGAGGAAGTTGTGCTTGTTTTCTCTGGTTGGTGGGATTCTCTTTGTCATGATCACCATTCAGAAGAACAACATCCTGTCTATGACTTTGACGGAGACCCATGCCATCTCCAGGACTGTGCCAGGCACCGCTGTTAACCGAACACGGGCAACACCCAGTCCAGACAGGATATGCGGGTGCCAGTCCTGCATAGCGGACATGAAGGTTTCTGCGTGGTTCGCTCAGCACTATGACCCCCAGCAACAGCCCTTCCTCACAGACGGAGACAACAACATGGACCCCCTGGCCCTGAAGTGGTGGCTG GCTTTGCAGCGGTCCACCGATGAGCGTACAATATACGAGGTGATCCAGAAGATGTTCCAGGTCATCGCTCCCCCCGCCAGGAATGTCCAACCCAAACAAGCTCAATGCAGGAAGTGTGCAGTGGTGGGGAACTCAGGAAACCTGCTGGGCTCTCAATATGGCTCCTTGATAGACTCCCATAACAGAGTCATAAG AATGAATAAAGCCACCACATCAGGGTTCGAGGCGGACGTGGGCAACAGAACGACACACCACTTCATGTACCCTGAGAGTGCAGTGGACATCGGCCCTGGGGTCCACCTCGTCCTGCTGCCCTTTAAACTCCGCGATCTACAGTGGGTAGCCAGTGCCCTGTCGACGGGAGAGATCAAAAC GACATACATGAGGGTGAAAGATCGAGTACAGGCTGACAAGGATAAG GTAATGGTGATGAATCCAGCATTCTTTAAGTACACCCACGACCGGTGGACAGAGCGCCATGGCAGATACCCATCCACGGGCATGCTGGCCATAATATTTGCCCTGCACATCTGCGATGAG GTGTCGGTATTTGGCTATGGAGCCGATCAACATGGGAACTGGCATCACTACTGGGAGGAAAACAAGTACGGCGGCGCGTTTAGGAAAACCGGAGTCCACCATGCTGATTTTGAGACGAAGGTTATCCAAAAGCTTGACACAGAGGGCAAAATTAAGCTGCACAGGAGATGA